Proteins encoded together in one Terriglobus saanensis SP1PR4 window:
- a CDS encoding sensor histidine kinase yields the protein MHPQSSQLILISLLVKLGVAAAVSSSLARSILFERLLLASHRTTKQRTQLVGLICAPLVLGVWIRGVVPNFLAADISFELTVLLGVLLGPAAALLGGVLLAVPAILHHEYLALPVNIAIALLFGAFHRFASAEEIWSFSPMIDLSLYHWVTRNLKRPHVDRQILLLVTISATNLGLSALSGLYPRRYFALRTNNWAVELAICACAPVVVGVPLKIWNALRMERKLEEQQRLLVEARLDALTRQINPHFLFNTLNSIASLVRRNPDGAREMVVKLANILRILLKQRDAFVPFSEEMQFTDDYLAIEVVRFGENLRVVKEIAPETLNIVVPSMLLQPLIENSIKHGLEPRIHGGTVTLRSRLQNGKLLIDLEDDGVGMSPDRQVRVGGGGVERSGTGIGMKNVRERMEVLYGDDAVMEVVSRPGRGTRITLEMPALEGAPELK from the coding sequence GTGCATCCGCAGAGCTCCCAACTGATTTTGATCTCGCTGCTGGTGAAACTGGGCGTGGCGGCAGCCGTGTCCAGTTCTTTGGCGCGTTCGATCCTGTTTGAACGCTTATTGCTGGCTTCGCACCGCACGACGAAGCAGCGAACGCAGCTGGTGGGGCTGATTTGCGCTCCGCTGGTGCTCGGTGTGTGGATTCGGGGTGTTGTGCCGAATTTCCTGGCGGCGGATATCTCCTTTGAATTGACGGTCTTGCTGGGTGTGCTCCTGGGGCCAGCGGCGGCTTTACTTGGCGGCGTTCTGTTGGCCGTACCGGCGATCCTGCATCACGAGTATCTGGCCCTTCCGGTGAACATAGCGATTGCTTTGCTCTTTGGAGCGTTTCATCGATTCGCGAGCGCGGAGGAGATCTGGTCGTTTTCTCCGATGATCGACCTGAGTCTCTATCACTGGGTGACGCGGAACCTGAAGCGACCGCACGTGGACCGGCAGATTCTTCTGCTGGTCACGATTTCGGCGACCAATCTGGGACTGAGTGCGCTGAGCGGCCTATATCCGCGACGATATTTCGCCCTGCGGACAAACAATTGGGCGGTGGAACTGGCCATCTGCGCCTGTGCTCCGGTAGTGGTGGGCGTTCCGCTGAAGATCTGGAATGCGCTTCGTATGGAGCGCAAGCTGGAAGAGCAGCAGCGGCTTCTGGTGGAGGCGCGGCTGGATGCGTTGACGCGGCAGATCAACCCGCATTTTTTGTTCAATACGCTGAATTCTATTGCTTCTCTGGTGCGCCGGAACCCGGATGGCGCGCGCGAGATGGTGGTGAAGTTGGCGAATATTCTGCGGATTCTGCTGAAGCAGAGAGATGCGTTTGTGCCGTTCAGCGAAGAGATGCAGTTTACGGACGACTATCTGGCGATTGAGGTGGTGCGATTTGGGGAGAATCTGCGTGTGGTGAAAGAGATTGCGCCCGAGACGCTGAATATCGTCGTCCCAAGCATGCTGCTGCAGCCGCTGATTGAGAACAGCATCAAGCATGGGCTGGAGCCCCGGATTCATGGCGGCACGGTGACCCTGCGAAGCCGTTTGCAGAATGGGAAGTTGTTAATTGATCTGGAGGACGACGGGGTGGGGATGTCTCCCGACCGGCAGGTGCGGGTTGGGGGCGGTGGTGTGGAGCGGAGCGGCACCGGCATTGGGATGAAGAACGTTCGTGAGCGGATGGAGGTTCTTTATGGGGACGATGCGGTGATGGAGGTGGTGAGCCGTCCGGGGCGCGGGACTCGGATTACGTTGGAGATGCCGGCGCTGGAGGGGGCTCCGGAGTTGAAGTGA
- the ribA gene encoding GTP cyclohydrolase II encodes MASIPSAAPSGTQITRMADADFPTRWGQFRIQGFQRPLTKPNSQGLLVEEAVALIHGDIYSTTPIIRIHSQCLTGDVFHSLRCDCRLQLELALATIVEAGNGIVLYELQEGRGIGLMAKLQAYELQDHGRDTVEANVELGFKPDHRAFELPAAILHYLDVPAVRLMTNNPEKVEALQTHGIEVTERISAEVPPETTFERYLEVKREKMGHLLTAR; translated from the coding sequence ATGGCTTCTATACCCAGTGCGGCTCCCAGCGGGACACAGATCACAAGAATGGCGGACGCGGACTTCCCCACACGTTGGGGACAATTTCGCATCCAGGGATTCCAGCGCCCGCTGACCAAGCCAAACTCTCAGGGTCTTCTGGTCGAAGAAGCGGTCGCCCTGATCCACGGGGATATCTACTCCACAACACCCATCATTCGGATTCACTCGCAGTGCCTCACCGGCGATGTCTTCCACTCGCTCCGCTGTGACTGCCGCCTCCAGCTCGAACTCGCCCTCGCCACCATCGTCGAGGCGGGTAACGGCATCGTTCTGTATGAACTACAAGAAGGCCGCGGCATCGGTCTCATGGCCAAACTTCAGGCCTACGAACTTCAGGACCACGGCCGCGATACGGTAGAAGCCAACGTCGAGCTCGGTTTCAAACCCGACCACCGCGCCTTCGAGCTCCCGGCCGCAATCCTCCACTACCTGGACGTCCCCGCCGTGCGTCTGATGACCAATAACCCCGAAAAGGTCGAAGCCCTCCAAACCCACGGCATCGAAGTCACCGAGCGCATCTCCGCCGAAGTTCCCCCGGAGACCACCTTCGAACGCTACCTCGAAGTGAAGCGTGAAAAGATGGGCCACCTCTTGACCGCCAGGTAA
- a CDS encoding cupin domain-containing protein, which produces MSENSSDLKAFKRAPSVENSKWYKGILITQLASEKETGGDYDLTVTYARRGTEPPPHVHSRENEFFYVLEGELTAYVGKEIFQVEAGAGLFMPRGVPHAVRSKSPETRLLVLITPGGFMHAINEMAAPAEKLEIPADDAVTYASGNLENTMKIFEKYGIHLLMPEEIAQEMPAYPMPRVSGSN; this is translated from the coding sequence ATGAGCGAAAATTCATCCGATCTAAAGGCTTTTAAACGAGCGCCATCCGTCGAAAACTCCAAGTGGTACAAGGGGATTTTGATCACACAACTGGCGAGCGAGAAGGAGACGGGCGGGGACTATGATCTGACGGTCACGTACGCGCGAAGGGGAACCGAACCACCTCCACATGTTCACTCCCGCGAAAACGAGTTCTTCTATGTTCTTGAAGGGGAGCTTACTGCCTATGTCGGGAAAGAGATCTTTCAGGTGGAAGCTGGCGCCGGGTTGTTTATGCCCAGGGGTGTACCCCACGCGGTTCGGAGCAAGTCTCCCGAGACCCGACTGCTCGTACTGATCACGCCGGGAGGATTTATGCATGCCATAAATGAGATGGCTGCGCCGGCTGAGAAGCTGGAGATTCCAGCCGATGACGCGGTCACTTACGCCTCGGGCAACCTGGAAAACACCATGAAGATCTTTGAAAAATATGGCATTCATTTACTTATGCCAGAAGAGATCGCTCAAGAGATGCCAGCCTATCCGATGCCGCGTGTTTCAGGTTCCAATTGA
- a CDS encoding OmpA family protein, with protein MKNRTEVLKKTLNGVGVAALSLGIVALTVGCSTKNYVRSQTAPIVAQTNQLEKRTGDDQRNIQDTDARAQQGIAGAKSAAATADQHAMAAGQSADAANVNAKDAYNRVDSLAGTVAGLDKYKPLSDVSVTFRFDKAVLTAADKKELDAVASSLQTTRHYLLEVTGGTDAVGDAAYNYALSQRRADAVVTYLAAKYNIPPHKFYMVGIGKDQEVATNKTAAGRAKNRRVQVRVLSNMEEEGAPERGANGN; from the coding sequence ATGAAGAATCGAACGGAAGTTTTGAAGAAGACGTTGAATGGTGTTGGTGTAGCTGCTCTGTCTCTCGGTATCGTGGCTCTGACGGTTGGTTGCTCCACGAAGAATTATGTTCGTTCGCAGACAGCGCCGATTGTGGCGCAGACGAACCAGCTCGAGAAGCGGACGGGTGATGATCAGCGCAATATTCAGGACACAGATGCTCGCGCGCAGCAAGGCATTGCTGGGGCGAAAAGCGCCGCTGCTACTGCGGATCAGCATGCGATGGCTGCGGGCCAGAGCGCGGATGCCGCGAACGTGAATGCAAAGGATGCTTATAATCGCGTGGATTCGCTGGCAGGAACCGTAGCGGGTCTGGACAAGTACAAGCCTCTCTCCGATGTGAGCGTGACGTTTAGGTTTGACAAGGCCGTGCTGACCGCTGCGGACAAGAAGGAGCTGGATGCGGTTGCAAGCAGCCTGCAGACCACGCGTCACTATCTGCTGGAGGTTACGGGCGGAACGGATGCCGTGGGCGACGCTGCTTATAACTACGCGTTGAGCCAGCGCCGCGCGGATGCGGTAGTGACTTACCTTGCTGCGAAGTACAACATCCCTCCGCACAAGTTTTATATGGTGGGCATCGGCAAGGACCAAGAAGTGGCCACGAACAAGACGGCTGCCGGACGTGCGAAGAATCGCCGGGTGCAGGTTCGTGTGTTGTCGAATATGGAAGAAGAAGGCGCTCCTGAGAGGGGCGCTAACGGGAACTAG
- the uvrC gene encoding excinuclease ABC subunit UvrC, translating to MDINEKIRTLPTQPGVYLYKNAEDEVIYVGKAKNLRSRVRSYFLEANQLANRKTGSLMREAVDLEYILVANEREALALENNLIKQRKPRFNILLRDDKTYPYVKLTVRDRHPKVFVTRKLKKDGALYFGPYFPGNLAYRLVDLIHRSFLIPSCKVDLSRYHPRPCLEYYIKRCLAPCVENLVTPDTYRDAIRDVQLFLEGKESELEDRITARMHEAAASEQYELAARLRDQIVTVHQLQEKQRIASTDDSDADVFGFHFANDMLAVNQFHMRSGKIVDRRDFFFEDLPEILEDDEPETTETIDSLSLSSSSTPLSSRSEAEGSAFLPDQAEDTQTFNPSNFFAAFLKQLYLDQPYVPRTIMVPAEFRDRDLLATLLCDRTGHKVEILAPQRGEKRSLVDLVCQNAKQSYDQRFRTLQPSKAAIAASLQDALGLADPPKRIECFDISHIQGAETVASMVVWEDGEMKKSDYRKFKVNSVSGVDDFASMHEILTRRYSKLQAEKKPFPSLILIDGGLGQLHAAYAALEQLGITLQPLASIAKREEIIYVHGQEEDPVVLDRRSPVLHLVQHIRDESHRFAVTYHRKRREIRDRETELLPIPGVGPRTRQRLIEHFGSIRGIKLAGPDALTAVVNAATAEKIRAYLNAERDAAIDGNPEPSNPLRILS from the coding sequence ATGGATATCAACGAAAAAATCCGGACGCTCCCCACCCAGCCAGGCGTGTACCTCTACAAAAACGCCGAGGACGAGGTCATCTACGTCGGCAAGGCGAAGAACCTGCGCTCCCGCGTTCGCTCGTACTTCCTCGAAGCCAACCAGCTCGCAAACCGCAAAACCGGCTCGCTCATGCGCGAAGCCGTCGATCTGGAATACATCCTCGTAGCCAACGAGCGCGAAGCCCTCGCCCTCGAAAACAACCTCATCAAGCAGCGCAAGCCGCGCTTCAACATTCTTCTTCGCGATGACAAGACCTACCCTTACGTCAAACTCACCGTCCGTGATCGTCACCCCAAGGTCTTCGTTACCCGCAAGCTGAAAAAAGACGGTGCCCTCTACTTTGGCCCGTACTTTCCCGGCAACCTTGCCTACCGCCTCGTAGACCTCATTCACCGCAGCTTCCTCATTCCCTCCTGCAAGGTCGATCTCTCGCGTTATCACCCGCGCCCCTGTCTGGAGTACTACATCAAGCGCTGTCTCGCTCCCTGCGTGGAAAACCTCGTCACCCCCGACACCTACCGCGACGCCATCCGCGACGTCCAGCTCTTCCTCGAAGGCAAAGAAAGCGAACTCGAAGACCGCATCACCGCGCGCATGCACGAGGCCGCCGCCAGCGAGCAGTACGAACTCGCCGCCCGCCTCCGCGACCAGATCGTCACCGTCCATCAGCTTCAGGAAAAACAGCGCATCGCCTCCACCGACGACTCCGACGCCGACGTCTTCGGCTTCCACTTCGCCAACGACATGCTCGCCGTCAACCAGTTCCACATGCGCAGTGGCAAGATCGTCGACCGCCGCGACTTCTTCTTCGAAGACCTCCCTGAAATCCTCGAAGACGACGAACCCGAAACAACAGAAACTATCGACAGCCTCTCTTTGTCATCCAGCAGCACCCCTTTGTCATCCCGTAGCGAAGCGGAGGGATCTGCTTTTCTTCCTGATCAAGCCGAAGACACCCAAACCTTCAACCCCTCCAACTTCTTCGCCGCCTTCCTCAAACAGCTCTATCTCGACCAGCCCTACGTCCCCCGCACCATCATGGTCCCGGCAGAGTTCCGCGACCGCGATCTCCTCGCGACGCTCCTCTGCGACCGCACCGGACACAAGGTAGAAATCCTCGCCCCGCAACGCGGAGAAAAGCGCTCCCTCGTCGACCTCGTCTGCCAGAACGCCAAGCAGTCCTACGACCAGCGCTTCCGCACCCTGCAACCCAGCAAGGCCGCCATCGCCGCATCGCTGCAGGATGCCCTCGGCCTCGCCGACCCGCCCAAACGCATCGAGTGCTTCGACATCTCGCACATCCAGGGCGCGGAAACCGTCGCCTCCATGGTCGTCTGGGAAGACGGCGAGATGAAGAAGTCCGACTATCGAAAGTTCAAGGTCAACAGCGTCTCAGGCGTGGACGACTTCGCCTCGATGCACGAGATCCTCACCCGCCGTTACTCCAAGCTGCAGGCAGAGAAGAAACCCTTCCCTTCGCTCATCCTCATCGACGGTGGCCTCGGTCAGCTCCATGCCGCCTACGCCGCACTGGAACAGCTAGGCATCACGCTCCAGCCGCTGGCTTCGATCGCAAAACGCGAAGAGATCATCTACGTCCACGGACAGGAAGAAGACCCCGTCGTCCTCGACCGCCGCTCGCCCGTGCTCCATCTTGTGCAGCATATCCGAGACGAATCCCACCGCTTCGCCGTGACGTATCACCGCAAGCGCCGCGAGATCCGCGACCGCGAAACCGAACTTCTGCCCATCCCCGGCGTAGGCCCTCGCACCCGCCAGCGCCTGATCGAACACTTCGGCTCCATCCGCGGCATCAAACTCGCTGGCCCCGACGCCCTCACCGCCGTCGTCAACGCCGCTACCGCCGAAAAGATCCGCGCCTACCTCAACGCCGAACGCGACGCTGCCATCGACGGCAACCCCGAACCGTCGAACCCCCTACGCATCTTGAGCTGA
- a CDS encoding type II toxin-antitoxin system VapC family toxin codes for MKRRIFWDTMLFIYLLEGNEKYSKRCWQLLAQARERGDQLYTSHLAMGELLSGGDRAGDAHAKSEIRSVLNDAGFSYLPFGEDAVDTFAQLRAVQKLRIADSIHLACAGAAGIDLFLTGDRQLLKVYVPGINFIADFDTPLF; via the coding sequence GTGAAGCGGAGAATCTTCTGGGACACGATGCTTTTTATCTATCTGCTGGAAGGAAATGAAAAGTATTCCAAACGATGCTGGCAGCTTCTCGCGCAGGCGCGAGAGAGGGGCGACCAACTTTATACAAGCCATCTCGCAATGGGTGAATTGCTTTCCGGGGGAGATAGAGCCGGTGATGCCCACGCGAAGTCAGAGATTAGAAGTGTCTTGAACGATGCAGGCTTCAGCTATCTGCCATTTGGCGAAGATGCCGTAGATACTTTTGCACAGCTGCGGGCCGTACAGAAGTTGAGAATTGCTGACTCAATTCATCTGGCCTGTGCTGGAGCCGCAGGCATCGATCTGTTTCTGACCGGAGACAGACAGTTATTGAAAGTGTATGTTCCCGGAATCAACTTCATCGCGGACTTCGATACGCCGTTGTTTTAG
- a CDS encoding TonB-dependent receptor: MQISFKAFVVVVGAALGLPVLVLGQQPSNGQAKPVVAPVKEQVTVTAFRTPLGLDASASSVRLLNGVSLEEAPGFTLDDRLRQVPGVELFRRTSGWVANPTTQGISLRGLGSTAASRTLVLSDEVPLSDPFGGWVHWNEIPVLAIESVEVVRGGASDLYGSSAIGGVINAVPVRSWQTRRAAQGMYGAMNTVAGDGIFSAARDRWGALAAGSIFRTDGYILTAPEARGLVDIASGVDSESGRVEVRRGDAERGYFLRGNVLNETRSNGTPITTNATRLWRYQGGWDQPVHVGRVFVRGYGSDQGYRQSFSTIATGRVSESLNRLQRVPSQELGASGQWASTIRDFTFVVGADARDVRATDVEAPITAGVAGAVTRFSARQRAAGGYGEALWSHGGWSAALSGRVDDFRTFDALKFVGTTKTVLAAPDEVVFDPRLGVVRRVGRGFALTGTVFRAFRGPTMNELYRTGQVGQQTTLANDALKSERATGFEFGAEQNTRWGTLRGSYFWTSVNRPITALLLSQTGTAQTLQRANLGQIQSRGVSLDFVAHPVGWMQLSGGYQYALATVTRFDPDKTLVGKWIPEVARNAGTVQMRLSQRKVGVLNVIARESGMLFDDSSNINVLHGFFRMDVNAERSLGSRFDVVVTVQNLLDRRIDAGRTPTLTLATPQVATIGLRWHGAR; encoded by the coding sequence GTGCAAATTTCTTTTAAAGCTTTCGTTGTGGTCGTAGGTGCAGCACTTGGTCTGCCTGTTCTGGTGTTGGGACAACAGCCATCGAACGGCCAGGCTAAGCCAGTGGTCGCTCCGGTGAAAGAGCAGGTAACGGTGACGGCTTTCCGCACACCGCTCGGGTTGGACGCGAGTGCAAGTAGCGTGCGCCTGTTGAATGGAGTGTCGCTGGAAGAGGCTCCGGGATTCACATTAGATGATCGTCTGCGACAGGTTCCAGGAGTGGAGCTGTTTCGTCGTACGAGCGGGTGGGTGGCGAATCCAACGACGCAGGGAATTTCCTTGCGCGGTCTGGGATCGACCGCAGCGAGCCGGACGCTTGTGCTGAGTGATGAAGTGCCGCTAAGCGACCCGTTTGGCGGCTGGGTGCACTGGAACGAGATTCCGGTACTGGCCATCGAAAGCGTGGAGGTCGTACGCGGCGGCGCTTCGGACCTTTATGGATCGAGCGCGATCGGTGGCGTGATCAACGCTGTCCCGGTGCGAAGCTGGCAGACGCGGCGGGCGGCGCAGGGCATGTATGGCGCGATGAATACTGTTGCGGGCGATGGGATCTTCAGTGCAGCGCGCGATCGCTGGGGTGCTCTGGCGGCGGGAAGCATCTTTCGCACGGACGGATATATTCTGACTGCCCCTGAGGCACGCGGACTGGTGGATATTGCTTCGGGCGTGGACTCCGAGAGCGGAAGAGTGGAAGTACGACGCGGAGATGCGGAGCGCGGATACTTTCTGCGTGGCAATGTTCTGAATGAGACACGCAGCAATGGCACGCCCATTACGACGAACGCGACGCGGCTCTGGCGCTACCAGGGTGGATGGGACCAACCAGTGCATGTGGGGCGCGTATTTGTCCGCGGCTATGGATCGGACCAAGGATATCGGCAGAGCTTTTCTACGATTGCGACCGGGCGTGTCTCCGAGAGTTTGAACCGACTGCAGAGAGTTCCATCACAAGAGCTTGGTGCGTCAGGACAGTGGGCCTCTACTATTCGCGACTTTACTTTCGTCGTAGGAGCCGATGCGCGCGATGTGCGCGCTACGGATGTAGAGGCCCCGATCACTGCGGGCGTCGCCGGTGCAGTGACTCGGTTTTCTGCGCGGCAGCGGGCGGCGGGAGGATATGGCGAGGCGCTCTGGAGCCACGGTGGCTGGTCGGCGGCGCTGAGCGGACGCGTGGATGATTTCCGGACCTTCGATGCGCTGAAATTTGTAGGCACGACCAAGACGGTGCTCGCAGCTCCGGATGAAGTGGTCTTCGATCCTCGGCTGGGTGTGGTGCGACGCGTGGGGCGTGGATTTGCGCTGACGGGAACGGTCTTTCGCGCGTTCCGTGGACCGACGATGAATGAGCTTTATCGCACAGGGCAGGTCGGGCAGCAGACGACGCTGGCGAACGATGCTTTGAAGTCGGAGCGGGCTACGGGATTTGAGTTTGGTGCGGAGCAGAACACGCGCTGGGGAACGCTGCGGGGGAGCTACTTCTGGACGTCCGTGAACCGGCCGATTACGGCTCTGCTGTTGTCGCAGACGGGGACGGCGCAGACGTTACAGCGGGCGAACCTTGGACAGATCCAGAGCCGTGGCGTGAGTCTGGATTTTGTGGCGCATCCTGTGGGGTGGATGCAGTTGAGCGGCGGATATCAATACGCTCTGGCTACTGTGACGCGGTTCGATCCGGACAAGACGTTGGTGGGGAAGTGGATCCCGGAGGTCGCGCGGAATGCGGGCACGGTACAGATGCGTCTTTCGCAAAGGAAGGTGGGCGTTCTGAACGTGATCGCGCGGGAAAGCGGGATGCTCTTCGACGACTCCAGCAATATCAATGTGCTGCATGGATTTTTCCGGATGGATGTGAATGCGGAGCGTTCGCTTGGGTCGCGGTTTGATGTGGTGGTGACGGTGCAGAATCTTCTGGACCGGAGGATCGATGCGGGAAGGACGCCTACGCTGACGCTGGCTACGCCTCAGGTGGCGACAATCGGGTTGAGATGGCACGGGGCGCGGTAG
- the ypfJ gene encoding KPN_02809 family neutral zinc metallopeptidase, with product MEWTPGGMSDDVEDRRGDSGGGGGFGIGGGGGLGIVGVGVLLLVSLVTGRNYIGQYLGMSGGGQQQQSQRVDNGQPVQESAAEHRQAQLVSFVLDDVQKMWTTVMPEQTGKNYRHAHLVLYRDELQGGCGDAQSSTGPFYCPQDEKVYIDLSFWDELKRIGGDAGDFAQGYVVAHELGHHVQKILGTEGKVTQAMQSNPGQRNALSVKLELQADCYAGIWGHSMKERGKLDEADVDDALKAAAAVGDDHLQKMSGRSVSPESFTHGTSAQRIAWFKRGMESGQVSSCKTFAGSSDE from the coding sequence ATGGAGTGGACGCCGGGTGGAATGAGTGACGATGTTGAGGACCGGCGAGGAGACTCCGGGGGCGGCGGCGGATTTGGTATTGGCGGAGGTGGCGGCCTCGGGATCGTCGGCGTCGGCGTTTTGCTGTTGGTGAGCCTGGTGACGGGCCGGAATTACATCGGGCAGTACCTCGGCATGAGCGGCGGCGGACAGCAACAGCAGTCGCAGCGAGTGGATAACGGCCAGCCCGTGCAGGAGAGCGCGGCGGAACACCGCCAGGCGCAGCTGGTTTCCTTCGTGCTGGACGACGTGCAGAAGATGTGGACAACGGTGATGCCGGAGCAGACGGGCAAGAACTACCGCCACGCTCATCTTGTGCTCTATCGGGATGAGTTGCAGGGCGGCTGCGGTGATGCGCAGAGCTCCACGGGGCCTTTCTATTGCCCGCAGGATGAGAAGGTCTATATCGATCTGAGCTTCTGGGACGAGTTGAAGCGCATCGGTGGCGACGCGGGCGACTTTGCCCAGGGATACGTCGTAGCGCACGAGCTGGGGCATCATGTGCAGAAGATCCTCGGGACAGAAGGAAAGGTGACCCAGGCCATGCAGTCGAACCCAGGGCAGAGGAATGCCTTGTCGGTGAAGCTGGAGTTACAGGCGGACTGCTATGCGGGCATTTGGGGCCATTCCATGAAGGAACGCGGCAAGCTGGATGAAGCTGACGTGGATGATGCGTTGAAGGCAGCCGCCGCCGTCGGGGATGACCATCTCCAGAAGATGAGCGGACGTTCGGTGAGTCCTGAAAGCTTCACCCATGGGACTTCGGCACAGCGGATCGCCTGGTTTAAGCGTGGAATGGAGAGCGGACAGGTCAGTTCGTGCAAGACCTTTGCCGGGAGTAGCGACGAGTAA